One window from the genome of Haloprofundus halobius encodes:
- a CDS encoding RNA-binding domain-containing protein, producing MIYSIDVRIEAPVRATEVTDRVADAVTNLFPNAELEHEPGRLVAETHSLDEFSDRLHEQEILDTARREFTKRGDESGFSFALKKQAALKGVVNFAVGNPDELGDIEVHVIVRDPSVDQFVDHVAPPTRDGRPVSDRD from the coding sequence ATGATATATAGCATCGACGTCCGCATCGAAGCGCCCGTCCGAGCGACCGAGGTGACGGACCGCGTCGCCGACGCCGTCACGAACCTCTTTCCGAACGCCGAACTGGAGCACGAACCGGGGCGACTCGTCGCCGAGACGCACTCGCTCGACGAGTTCTCCGACCGCCTCCACGAACAGGAGATTCTCGACACGGCCCGCCGGGAGTTCACGAAGCGGGGCGACGAATCGGGTTTCTCGTTCGCGCTGAAGAAGCAGGCGGCGCTGAAGGGCGTCGTCAACTTCGCGGTCGGCAACCCCGACGAGCTCGGCGACATCGAGGTCCACGTCATCGTCCGCGACCCGAGCGTCGACCAGTTCGTCGACCACGTCGCGCCGCCGACGAGAGACGGTCGCCCCGTCAGCGACCGCGACTGA
- a CDS encoding HPP family protein, translating to MDDPRDRVLPATLHAAALMTVLGAVALLTGRSFLFPSLGPSAYVLATGIGDADSAPKRVVGGHVIGVLAGMATYHLLASGIVVLQIHEPLSAAGIRLAASATVAVGATTAGMLATDLRHPPACATTLIVSLGLLTQVGEALAIVIAVLLLVAVQRILVRGRRTASTGDRANESVAEDRVRRSETEHD from the coding sequence ATGGACGACCCACGGGACCGGGTGCTCCCGGCGACGCTTCATGCCGCGGCCCTGATGACCGTCCTCGGAGCGGTGGCGCTCCTCACCGGTCGCTCGTTTCTCTTCCCGAGTCTCGGCCCCTCGGCATACGTGCTCGCGACCGGAATCGGCGACGCCGACAGCGCGCCCAAACGCGTCGTCGGCGGCCACGTTATCGGTGTCCTCGCCGGGATGGCGACGTACCATCTGCTCGCATCGGGCATCGTCGTGCTCCAGATTCACGAACCGCTGTCGGCGGCCGGTATCCGACTCGCCGCCAGCGCGACGGTGGCCGTCGGGGCCACCACCGCGGGGATGCTGGCGACCGACCTCCGGCATCCGCCCGCCTGCGCGACCACGCTCATCGTCTCGCTCGGACTCCTGACGCAGGTGGGCGAGGCGCTCGCCATCGTGATCGCGGTACTGCTCCTCGTCGCCGTTCAGCGGATTCTCGTTCGGGGGCGACGGACCGCGTCGACGGGAGATCGGGCTAACGAGTCGGTCGCCGAAGACCGCGTCCGGCGTTCCGAGACCGAACACGACTGA
- the thsA gene encoding thermosome subunit alpha, whose amino-acid sequence MIVLSEDSQRTSGKDAQSMNITAGKAVAESVRTTLGPKGMDKMLVDSSGGVVVTNDGVTILKEMDIDHPAANMIVEVSETQEDEVGDGTTSAVVIAGELLDQAEELLDSDVHATTVAQGYRQAAEKAKEILNEQAIDVSEDDRETLVKIAATAMTGKGAESAKDQLAELVVDAVLAVADEDDIDTENVSVEKVVGGAIDNSELVEGVIVDKERVNDNMPYAVEDANVALFDGALEVKETEIDAEVNVTDPDQLQQFLDQEEKQLREMVDKLVDVGTDVVFVGDGIDDMAQHYLAKEGILAVRRAKSGDLKRLARATGGHVVSNVDDIEEDDLGFAGSVAQKDIGGDERIFVEDVEEAKSVTLILRGGTEHVVDEVERAVEDSLGVVRTTLQDGKVLPGGGAPETELALQLRDFADSVGGREQLAIEAFADALEVIPRTLAENAGLDSIDSLVDLRSRHDGGEFGAGLDAYTGDVIDMNDEGVVEPLRVKTQAIESATEAAVMILRIDDVIAAGDLRASTDDGGDDEMPPGGGMGGMGGMGGMGGAM is encoded by the coding sequence ATGATCGTACTCTCGGAGGACAGCCAGCGAACGTCCGGAAAGGACGCGCAGTCGATGAACATCACCGCGGGCAAAGCCGTCGCGGAGTCGGTCCGCACGACGCTCGGCCCGAAAGGGATGGACAAGATGCTCGTCGACTCCTCGGGCGGCGTCGTCGTCACGAACGACGGCGTGACCATCCTCAAGGAGATGGACATCGACCACCCCGCGGCGAACATGATCGTCGAAGTCTCGGAGACACAGGAGGACGAGGTCGGCGACGGCACCACCTCCGCCGTCGTCATCGCGGGTGAACTCCTCGACCAGGCCGAGGAGCTTCTCGACTCCGACGTCCACGCGACGACGGTCGCGCAGGGCTACCGACAGGCCGCCGAGAAGGCCAAGGAGATCCTGAACGAGCAGGCCATCGACGTCTCCGAGGACGACCGCGAGACGCTCGTCAAAATCGCCGCGACGGCGATGACGGGCAAAGGCGCGGAGAGCGCCAAAGACCAACTCGCCGAACTCGTCGTCGACGCCGTGCTCGCGGTCGCGGACGAGGACGACATCGACACCGAGAACGTCAGCGTCGAGAAGGTCGTCGGCGGCGCTATCGACAACTCCGAACTCGTCGAGGGCGTCATCGTCGACAAGGAACGCGTCAACGACAACATGCCGTACGCGGTCGAGGACGCCAACGTGGCGCTGTTCGACGGCGCGCTCGAGGTGAAGGAGACCGAGATCGACGCCGAGGTCAACGTCACCGACCCCGACCAGCTCCAGCAGTTCCTCGACCAGGAGGAGAAGCAGCTGCGCGAGATGGTCGACAAGCTCGTCGACGTCGGTACTGACGTCGTCTTCGTCGGCGACGGCATCGACGACATGGCCCAGCACTACCTCGCCAAAGAGGGTATCCTGGCGGTTCGCCGCGCCAAGAGCGGCGACCTCAAACGCCTCGCCCGCGCGACGGGCGGCCACGTCGTCTCCAACGTCGACGACATCGAGGAAGACGACCTCGGATTCGCCGGCTCCGTCGCTCAGAAGGACATCGGCGGCGACGAGCGCATCTTCGTCGAAGACGTCGAAGAGGCGAAATCCGTGACGCTCATCCTCCGCGGCGGCACCGAGCACGTCGTCGACGAGGTCGAGCGCGCCGTCGAGGACTCCCTCGGCGTCGTCCGCACGACGCTGCAGGACGGCAAGGTGCTGCCCGGCGGCGGCGCCCCCGAGACGGAGCTCGCGCTGCAGCTCCGCGACTTCGCCGACTCCGTCGGCGGCCGCGAGCAGCTCGCCATCGAGGCGTTCGCCGACGCGCTGGAAGTCATCCCGCGCACGCTCGCCGAGAACGCGGGTCTCGACTCCATCGACTCGCTCGTCGACCTGCGCTCGCGCCACGACGGCGGCGAGTTCGGTGCGGGTCTCGACGCCTACACCGGCGACGTCATCGACATGAACGACGAGGGCGTCGTCGAGCCGCTCCGCGTCAAGACGCAGGCCATCGAGTCCGCCACCGAGGCGGCCGTGATGATCCTCCGTATCGACGACGTCATCGCGGCGGGCGACCTCCGCGCGTCCACCGACGACGGCGGCGACGACGAGATGCCGCCGGGCGGCGGCATGGGCGGTATGGGCGGCATGGGCGGTATGGGCGGCGCGATGTAA
- a CDS encoding DMT family transporter: MNRVRTAGLFLLLPLLFGAAFPAIKLGLDYVPPLLFAAGRYLLSALLLLGFSAATTDAWLPRTRDDWIAVFGAGVFFIGGTGLLYLGQQFTTSGVAAIIYSLIPILTPLIAWGLLPHERFSRRYVLGLFVGFVGVALVIRPDPSNLLGESVVGEGLVLLAATSVTLGSVLIRRYRPTMSVVALTGWAMVPGALLQLAFSAAIGESLVAVRPTATVLLLLLYLAVFASGVGFAVYFYLLETIGPLQVNLISYLIPVVAVTVGWFFLDEPITALTLVGFGVIVVGFALLRGDDLAPILRRRLRGLRRRPAA; the protein is encoded by the coding sequence ATGAATCGCGTGCGGACGGCCGGGTTGTTCCTTCTCTTACCGCTGCTGTTCGGGGCCGCCTTCCCGGCTATCAAACTCGGACTCGACTACGTCCCGCCGCTTCTGTTCGCCGCGGGGCGCTACCTGCTCTCGGCGCTTCTGCTTCTCGGTTTCTCCGCCGCGACGACCGACGCGTGGCTGCCGCGGACGCGAGACGACTGGATAGCCGTCTTCGGCGCGGGCGTCTTCTTCATCGGCGGCACCGGACTCCTCTACCTCGGCCAGCAGTTCACCACCAGCGGCGTCGCCGCCATCATCTACAGTCTCATCCCGATTCTGACGCCGCTCATCGCGTGGGGGTTACTGCCGCACGAGCGGTTCTCGCGACGATACGTGTTGGGACTGTTCGTCGGCTTCGTCGGCGTCGCACTCGTGATCCGACCGGACCCGTCGAATCTCCTCGGAGAGTCCGTCGTCGGCGAGGGACTCGTCCTGTTGGCGGCGACGAGCGTGACGCTCGGCAGCGTGCTCATCCGGCGCTACCGGCCGACGATGTCAGTCGTCGCGCTCACCGGCTGGGCGATGGTCCCCGGCGCGCTGCTGCAACTGGCGTTCAGCGCCGCCATCGGCGAGTCGCTCGTAGCCGTTCGTCCAACGGCGACGGTACTGTTGCTATTGCTCTACCTTGCGGTGTTCGCCAGCGGCGTCGGCTTCGCCGTCTACTTCTATCTCCTAGAGACCATCGGACCGCTGCAGGTGAACCTCATCTCGTATCTCATCCCCGTCGTCGCGGTCACCGTCGGGTGGTTCTTCCTCGACGAACCCATCACGGCGCTCACGCTCGTCGGCTTCGGCGTCATCGTCGTCGGCTTCGCGCTCCTGCGCGGCGACGACCTCGCGCCGATACTGCGTCGGCGACTCCGCGGACTCCGCAGACGCCCGGCCGCGTGA
- a CDS encoding DUF2393 domain-containing protein, with amino-acid sequence MGGETDGDGGDEAQEGENGTDGAADAGNETEATETEETAEDEAGENETTDDETAGNETAGDETTGDESDVEGTVGEQSQQDLEIVRHSYFQRDGQSGVEGVIRNTGDTTYELVTVHVSPRTDEGDDSAREYPEQQEEYRDTLAPDATWEFEAVFDAPEGRSPDSYVIWVTGQEDA; translated from the coding sequence ATGGGAGGAGAGACCGACGGCGACGGGGGCGACGAAGCCCAGGAGGGAGAGAACGGAACCGACGGTGCCGCTGACGCCGGTAACGAGACGGAGGCGACCGAAACGGAGGAGACCGCCGAAGACGAGGCAGGAGAGAACGAAACTACCGACGACGAGACCGCCGGGAACGAGACTGCTGGCGACGAGACGACCGGCGACGAAAGCGACGTGGAGGGGACGGTCGGTGAGCAGTCGCAGCAGGACCTCGAAATCGTCCGACACAGCTACTTCCAGCGCGACGGACAGAGCGGCGTCGAGGGAGTGATACGGAACACCGGCGACACGACGTACGAACTCGTCACCGTCCACGTCTCCCCCCGCACGGACGAGGGCGACGACAGCGCCAGAGAGTACCCCGAACAGCAGGAGGAGTACCGCGACACGCTCGCCCCGGACGCGACGTGGGAGTTCGAGGCCGTCTTCGACGCTCCGGAGGGCCGGAGTCCCGACAGTTACGTCATCTGGGTGACTGGTCAAGAGGACGCCTAA
- a CDS encoding MFS transporter: protein MKQLLRNAPFRRLFLGRLVTNAGDSVYYIAAMWLVYDLTGDPAVSGLAGFLSAAPSGLQFLAGPLVDRWNLRRVLVGTQLLQFTLILAIPAAAALGHLSAPLVLVVMPLLSLTNQFVYPAQSAALPRIVERDELVSANSLFSLAYQGVDAGFNALAGVLIAVVGAVTLFLVDAVTFVVAAVLFAGVVVPPSNRTGDSSSAGAGESDGAVVADGGADENGESDDIDGKPSYLTSRREGIDYLRGTVVTYILVSAVGVNFASGAALASMPAYADSLGGASVYGALMAALAGGMFVGAVGASKAESIPFGRLSVASFSLSGLLWLASVVAATVFDSVAAAVVLFALTSIPVGAFNVLMAALVQSIVPDGLLGRVSAVLGSVASVAVPLGSLVVGVVAGASSPAVLFYGAGVAMVCLGGYWAAVPTLRRMPPVAETETLNV, encoded by the coding sequence ATGAAACAGCTCCTCCGAAACGCCCCGTTCCGTCGGCTCTTTCTCGGTCGTCTGGTGACGAACGCGGGCGATAGCGTCTACTACATCGCGGCGATGTGGCTCGTATACGACTTGACGGGTGATCCTGCGGTGTCGGGTCTCGCCGGGTTTCTCTCCGCCGCACCCTCCGGATTGCAGTTTCTCGCCGGGCCGCTCGTCGACCGCTGGAACCTTCGACGCGTGCTCGTCGGCACACAACTCCTCCAGTTCACGCTGATTCTCGCGATTCCCGCCGCGGCCGCGCTCGGCCACCTCTCCGCGCCGCTCGTCCTCGTCGTGATGCCGCTGCTCTCGCTGACGAACCAGTTCGTCTATCCCGCGCAGTCGGCGGCACTACCGCGCATCGTCGAACGCGACGAACTCGTCTCGGCGAACTCGCTGTTCTCGCTGGCGTACCAGGGCGTCGACGCCGGATTCAACGCGCTCGCGGGCGTCCTCATCGCCGTCGTCGGCGCGGTGACGCTGTTTCTCGTCGACGCCGTCACCTTCGTCGTCGCGGCGGTGCTCTTCGCGGGGGTCGTGGTTCCGCCGTCGAATCGGACCGGCGACTCGTCGTCCGCCGGAGCGGGTGAGTCGGACGGAGCCGTCGTCGCCGACGGTGGAGCCGACGAAAACGGTGAGAGCGACGACATTGACGGTAAGCCGTCGTATCTGACGTCGCGCCGAGAGGGTATCGACTACCTACGGGGAACCGTCGTGACGTACATCCTCGTCAGCGCAGTCGGGGTCAACTTCGCCTCCGGGGCGGCGCTCGCCTCCATGCCAGCCTACGCGGATTCGCTCGGTGGCGCGAGCGTCTACGGCGCGCTCATGGCGGCGCTCGCCGGCGGAATGTTCGTCGGCGCGGTCGGTGCGTCGAAAGCAGAGTCCATCCCCTTCGGACGACTCAGCGTCGCCAGTTTCTCACTCTCTGGACTCCTCTGGCTCGCCTCGGTCGTCGCCGCCACCGTGTTCGACTCCGTCGCGGCGGCGGTCGTCTTGTTCGCGCTCACGTCGATACCCGTCGGCGCGTTCAACGTGCTCATGGCAGCGCTCGTCCAGTCGATAGTGCCGGATGGGCTCTTGGGCCGCGTCTCTGCGGTACTCGGTAGCGTCGCGTCGGTTGCAGTGCCACTCGGATCTCTCGTCGTCGGGGTCGTCGCGGGGGCGTCCTCCCCGGCCGTCCTCTTCTACGGCGCAGGCGTCGCGATGGTGTGTCTCGGCGGTTACTGGGCCGCGGTGCCGACGCTTCGACGCATGCCGCCCGTCGCAGAGACCGAGACGCTGAACGTCTGA
- a CDS encoding AAA family ATPase: MRVIGTVGLPGSGKGEAATVAREAGIPVVTMGDVIRTECRARGLDPAEHHGEIAQTLREENGADAIAARSLPLVEDRLENHDSVVVDGIRSGVEVDRFEEAFGDDFYLVSIEAPFEVRAERLSERGRDLGEDDGGEGLRARDERELGFGMGEAMERADVRIENTDTLEAFRDRIQAIVSGEESAIETGGSARDDI; encoded by the coding sequence ATGAGAGTCATCGGTACCGTCGGCCTGCCCGGCAGCGGGAAGGGCGAGGCCGCGACCGTCGCACGCGAGGCTGGAATTCCGGTCGTCACGATGGGCGACGTCATCCGCACCGAGTGCCGCGCCCGCGGCCTCGACCCCGCCGAACACCACGGCGAGATCGCGCAGACGCTCCGCGAGGAGAACGGCGCCGACGCCATCGCCGCGCGGTCGCTCCCGCTCGTCGAAGACCGCCTGGAGAACCACGACAGCGTCGTCGTCGACGGCATCCGTTCGGGCGTCGAGGTCGACCGGTTCGAGGAGGCGTTCGGCGACGACTTCTACCTCGTGAGCATCGAAGCGCCGTTCGAGGTGCGCGCCGAGCGTCTCTCCGAGCGCGGCCGTGACCTCGGGGAAGACGACGGCGGCGAGGGGCTCCGCGCCCGCGACGAGCGCGAACTCGGCTTCGGGATGGGCGAGGCGATGGAACGCGCCGACGTCCGTATCGAGAACACCGACACGCTGGAGGCGTTCCGCGACCGAATACAGGCGATTGTCAGCGGCGAGGAGTCCGCAATCGAAACCGGGGGGAGCGCTCGAGATGATATATAG
- a CDS encoding KH domain-containing protein: MQHVKVPQDRIGVLIGDGGETMREIERQAEVRLDIDSESGSVAIDSVGDPVTGLVAPDIVQAIGRGFSPEAALSLLNDEMRMFDLIDLDEQTRNKNDLQRQKGRLIGENGRTRELMEELSGADVVIYGSTLGIIGQPEEVEAVRRAAGMLLDGAPHGAVYSFLERKHNELTRGFDVSSD, from the coding sequence ATGCAACACGTGAAGGTTCCGCAGGACCGCATCGGTGTTCTCATCGGTGACGGTGGCGAGACCATGCGCGAGATCGAGCGTCAGGCGGAGGTTCGCCTCGACATCGATTCCGAGTCCGGGTCGGTCGCCATCGACTCGGTCGGCGACCCCGTCACGGGTCTCGTTGCGCCGGACATCGTCCAGGCCATCGGTCGCGGGTTCTCCCCCGAGGCTGCGCTGTCGCTTCTGAACGACGAGATGCGGATGTTCGACCTCATCGACCTCGACGAACAGACCCGAAACAAGAACGACCTCCAGCGCCAGAAGGGCCGACTCATCGGCGAGAACGGGCGGACGCGCGAACTGATGGAGGAACTCAGCGGCGCGGACGTCGTCATCTACGGGTCGACGCTCGGTATCATCGGCCAACCCGAGGAAGTCGAAGCAGTCCGCCGCGCGGCCGGGATGCTGCTCGACGGGGCACCCCACGGCGCGGTGTACTCGTTCCTCGAACGCAAGCACAACGAACTCACCCGCGGGTTCGACGTCTCCTCGGACTGA
- a CDS encoding SRPBCC family protein: MTAESHASTEGDPGVVTGAPDPPNVELGLPNRLVSAAVGGWFVLSGLRRRSLVGAVLAVVGGWLVYRGGGGQRRLRSARSSPVGDDRRERRENDASASPIDVERATTVRKSTDELYDLWRDPETLTQVVSGVAEVTVEDEEEGRYRWRIDGPLGRTLTWETRLVEDRPDELLRWESVDGASVANEGALEFRPAPADQGTEVTLRVRFDPPGGAVGGAAMSFLGFAPEVLASKMLYRFKSLAETGEIPTLDRNPSARGKGDLV; the protein is encoded by the coding sequence ATGACCGCGGAATCGCACGCGTCGACCGAAGGCGACCCCGGAGTCGTCACCGGTGCGCCCGACCCCCCAAATGTGGAACTCGGACTCCCGAACCGACTCGTCTCGGCGGCCGTCGGCGGCTGGTTCGTGCTGTCCGGTCTCAGGCGGCGCTCGCTTGTCGGCGCAGTGCTGGCGGTCGTCGGCGGTTGGCTCGTCTATCGCGGCGGCGGGGGACAGCGCCGTCTCCGGTCGGCGAGGTCGAGTCCCGTCGGGGACGACCGGCGAGAGCGCCGAGAAAACGACGCGTCGGCGAGTCCGATCGACGTCGAGCGTGCGACCACGGTTAGAAAGTCCACGGACGAGTTGTACGACCTGTGGCGCGACCCGGAGACGCTGACGCAGGTCGTGAGCGGCGTCGCCGAGGTGACCGTCGAAGACGAAGAGGAAGGGCGCTACCGCTGGCGCATCGACGGCCCACTCGGGCGCACCCTGACGTGGGAGACCCGACTCGTCGAGGACCGACCGGACGAGTTGCTCCGATGGGAGTCGGTCGACGGCGCGAGCGTCGCCAACGAGGGTGCTCTGGAGTTTCGGCCAGCGCCCGCCGACCAGGGGACCGAAGTGACGCTGCGCGTCCGCTTCGACCCGCCGGGCGGCGCAGTCGGCGGCGCGGCGATGAGCTTCCTGGGGTTCGCCCCCGAGGTGCTCGCCTCCAAGATGCTCTACCGGTTCAAGAGCCTCGCGGAGACGGGCGAGATTCCGACGCTCGACCGCAACCCGTCGGCGCGCGGGAAGGGTGATCTGGTGTGA
- a CDS encoding YccF domain-containing protein — protein MSDRSLVVRALWFVFVGWWATPLVVNAAWFLTATVVLLPLGIKLTNLVPTVLSLKEPRSRSQPEAARGQHSLLVRAVYFVLVGWWLSWLWANVAAFLAVTIVGLPVAYWMFNRLPYVTSLYRFDG, from the coding sequence ATGAGTGATCGTTCTCTGGTGGTGCGCGCGCTGTGGTTCGTCTTCGTCGGTTGGTGGGCGACCCCGCTCGTCGTCAACGCCGCGTGGTTTCTGACGGCGACGGTCGTCCTCCTCCCGCTGGGCATCAAACTCACGAACCTCGTCCCGACCGTCTTGAGCCTGAAGGAACCACGTTCGCGCTCGCAACCGGAGGCTGCGCGCGGCCAGCACTCGCTTCTCGTCCGCGCAGTATACTTCGTGCTCGTCGGCTGGTGGTTGAGTTGGCTCTGGGCGAACGTCGCCGCCTTCTTGGCCGTAACTATCGTCGGTCTGCCGGTCGCGTACTGGATGTTCAACCGATTGCCGTACGTGACGTCGCTGTACCGCTTCGACGGGTGA
- a CDS encoding dodecin family protein, with amino-acid sequence MTVVKIVKVLGTSEESWQDAAEEAFRQASKTIDDISGIEIEDWTANVENDEIVEYHATAEVAFPVHDQE; translated from the coding sequence ATGACTGTAGTGAAAATCGTCAAAGTGCTCGGCACCTCGGAGGAGTCGTGGCAGGACGCCGCCGAGGAGGCGTTCCGACAGGCGAGCAAGACCATCGACGACATCAGCGGCATCGAGATCGAAGACTGGACGGCGAACGTCGAAAACGACGAAATCGTCGAGTACCACGCGACGGCCGAGGTGGCGTTCCCGGTACACGACCAGGAGTAG
- a CDS encoding zinc-dependent alcohol dehydrogenase, with amino-acid sequence MRALCWEGVNDLQVETVPDPELVNPRDVVLQVNLTTTCGSDLHFIDGYLPTMREGDVIGHEFMGEVVEVGRKVETVEEGDRVVVPSFIGCGNCHYCQIDQWSLCDNTNPNPELQEPVLGYPTAGIYGYTHAFGGYAGSHAEYVRVPHADEDCFVVPDELSDEQALFASDAWPTGYMGADFCDIEPGDTVAVWGCGGVGLMAQQSAALMGAEHVIGIDRFPERLRMAERDAGSETIDYTEVDSVVDELKRLTGGRGPDACIDAVGMEAHGTGMGHAYDRAKQSMKLHTDRGDALRQAIRACRKGGTLSILGVYGVMDKFPLGVIINKGLTVRTAQQHGQRYVPQLLEHVVEGEMDPSYLATHTMSLEDAPRGYEMFKEKEDGCVRAVFEP; translated from the coding sequence GTGAGAGCGCTCTGCTGGGAGGGCGTCAACGATCTGCAGGTCGAGACCGTTCCCGACCCCGAACTCGTCAACCCGCGGGACGTGGTTCTCCAGGTGAACCTGACGACGACCTGCGGCTCCGACCTCCACTTCATCGACGGTTACCTCCCGACGATGCGCGAGGGCGACGTCATCGGCCACGAGTTCATGGGCGAAGTGGTCGAAGTCGGCCGGAAGGTCGAGACCGTCGAGGAGGGCGATCGGGTGGTCGTTCCCTCCTTTATCGGCTGCGGTAACTGTCACTACTGCCAGATCGACCAGTGGTCGCTCTGCGACAACACGAATCCGAACCCGGAGCTCCAGGAGCCGGTACTCGGCTATCCGACCGCGGGAATCTACGGCTACACCCACGCCTTCGGCGGCTACGCCGGGTCACACGCCGAGTACGTCCGCGTGCCACACGCCGACGAGGACTGCTTCGTCGTCCCCGACGAACTCAGCGACGAGCAGGCGCTGTTCGCCTCGGACGCGTGGCCGACCGGCTACATGGGTGCGGACTTCTGTGACATCGAACCCGGGGATACGGTCGCCGTCTGGGGCTGCGGCGGCGTCGGGCTGATGGCCCAACAGAGCGCCGCGCTCATGGGCGCAGAGCACGTCATCGGCATCGACCGCTTCCCCGAGCGACTCCGGATGGCCGAGCGGGACGCCGGCTCGGAGACCATCGACTACACGGAAGTAGACAGCGTCGTCGACGAACTGAAGCGGCTGACCGGCGGGCGCGGCCCCGACGCCTGCATCGACGCCGTCGGGATGGAGGCGCACGGCACGGGTATGGGCCACGCCTACGACCGCGCGAAGCAGTCGATGAAGCTCCACACCGACCGCGGCGACGCGCTCCGGCAGGCCATCCGCGCCTGTCGCAAGGGCGGGACGCTCTCGATTCTCGGCGTCTACGGCGTGATGGACAAGTTTCCGCTCGGCGTCATCATCAACAAGGGACTCACCGTCCGCACCGCCCAGCAGCACGGTCAGCGCTACGTGCCGCAACTGCTGGAGCACGTCGTCGAAGGCGAGATGGACCCGTCGTATCTGGCGACGCACACGATGTCGCTCGAAGACGCGCCGCGCGGCTACGAGATGTTCAAGGAGAAGGAGGACGGCTGCGTTCGAGCGGTGTTCGAGCCGTAG
- a CDS encoding tryptophan--tRNA ligase, producing the protein MPEFTVTPYSVEGEVDYDRLLDQFGADRLTDEQLAEFPQPPHPLLRRGVFYAGRDVDRFTSAASEGETVSLVTGRGPSGPMHLGHVLPFYFAKWLQQKTGAYVYVPLSDDEKYFSKDLDFEEIHEHTRENLRDLVAVGFDPERTRFVVDTADADVVYPLAAEFAKDITPATVEATYGDPPNVGLGFYPAVQATHLLLPQLLHGRHPTLVPIAVDQDPHIRVCRDIAGKQRYDVEKPGALLSKFLPRLGGGGGKMSSSGDEPSIYLTDDRETVRGKVSRYAFSGGQADIDEHREKGGDPEVDVAYQLLFSFFESDDETVERLAREYRDGELLSGELKQYAADRIADFLESHQSRRPEGPIRDAVDAFRLTDEERARVRPDVFDES; encoded by the coding sequence ATGCCAGAGTTCACCGTCACGCCGTACAGCGTCGAGGGCGAGGTCGACTACGACCGCCTCCTCGACCAGTTCGGCGCAGATCGACTGACAGACGAACAGCTAGCCGAGTTCCCTCAGCCGCCGCACCCCCTGCTCCGCCGCGGTGTCTTCTACGCCGGACGCGATGTAGACCGGTTCACGAGTGCCGCCAGTGAGGGCGAGACCGTCTCGCTCGTGACCGGCCGAGGGCCGTCGGGACCGATGCACCTCGGTCACGTCCTCCCGTTCTACTTCGCGAAGTGGCTGCAGCAGAAGACGGGCGCGTACGTCTACGTCCCGCTCTCGGACGACGAGAAGTATTTCTCGAAAGATCTCGACTTCGAGGAGATACACGAACACACGCGCGAGAACCTCCGCGATTTGGTCGCCGTCGGCTTCGATCCCGAGCGGACGCGCTTCGTCGTCGACACCGCCGACGCCGATGTCGTCTACCCGCTGGCCGCCGAGTTCGCCAAAGACATCACGCCCGCGACGGTCGAAGCGACCTACGGCGACCCGCCGAACGTCGGCCTCGGATTCTACCCGGCGGTGCAGGCGACGCATCTGCTGTTGCCACAACTGCTCCACGGCCGTCACCCGACGCTCGTCCCCATCGCCGTCGACCAGGACCCGCACATCCGCGTCTGCCGCGACATCGCCGGCAAACAGCGCTACGACGTAGAGAAACCGGGCGCGCTGCTCTCGAAATTCCTGCCCCGGTTGGGCGGCGGGGGCGGCAAGATGAGCAGTTCCGGTGACGAGCCGAGCATCTACCTCACCGACGACCGCGAGACAGTACGCGGAAAAGTGTCGAGATACGCCTTCTCCGGCGGTCAGGCCGATATCGACGAACACCGCGAGAAGGGCGGCGACCCCGAGGTGGACGTGGCGTACCAACTGCTGTTCTCGTTCTTCGAGTCGGACGACGAGACGGTCGAGCGACTCGCGCGCGAGTACCGTGACGGCGAACTGCTGAGCGGTGAGCTGAAGCAGTACGCCGCCGACCGAATCGCCGACTTCCTGGAGAGCCACCAGTCGCGGCGACCCGAGGGACCGATTCGCGACGCTGTCGACGCGTTCCGCCTGACCGACGAGGAGCGAGCACGGGTGCGGCCGGACGTGTTCGACGAGAGCTGA